The window gatATCGGAAGAGTTGGTAAGGGGCATTAGGAAAAGGGATAAAGTAAGCAAACTCCTCAAAAAACAGCCGTTCAATCTGAATCTAAGAGAATACTACATACAATTGAGAAACAGATTGAATTCGCAAATTAAATCAGCAAAATTTAAGTATTACAGATCAAAAATTATCAGTAGTAAGAATAATCCGAAACTTTTTTtggcaaataataaatgaattatctgggagggtgaataaaaaaaacagtttccccCATTACTCAATTTACAGGTGATAAAACCATGAACTCGGACTCTGACGTGAAACTGCAGTGTCGACAGGTGGctgaagaattttaataattattttgcacaagTAGGTTACAATTTAGCTCGGGCTATTGACTCGAGCGGTCCACCTGTCGTTGATGACAATGACTATACGGTTAACACAGAATTCTCAATTCACACTATCACTGAGACAGAACTTCACCGGTACGTTACTAGCATGCGTGGTGGCTCAGCTCCGGGGTATGATTGTATATCCGCGTCCCtcttgattgaaaattatcatttcctctgCACTCCGCTTCTTCACATAGTTAATTTAAGTATACGTACAGGCAAATTTCCAGACGTTTTCAAGATCGCCAAAGTCATTCCATTATTTAAAGCGGATGACGTTACCCTGATGTCAAACTACAGACCGATTAGCCTGTTAAGTGTATTTTCCAAAGTCTTGGAGAAGGTAGTTAAAGTCCAATTAGTCACTTATTTAGAAGAGAATGATATATTAAGTGACTGTCAATTCGGgtttagaaaatctaaaaatatcgcagatgcttttttttaatatctctaggAGTCTGAACGAAGCAATAacatctaacaaaaaatatttattggcattCCTCGATTTAGCCAAAGCATTTGATTCCGTTGATAGATACAAAttactccaaaaattaaaattagttggaataaaaaataattcatttaattggtTTGATAGTTATCTCGAAAATCGTAGGCAAATAACCACAATTAACGGAATCAATAGTAATCTGGCATCTGTAAATTATGGAGTAATCCAGGGTAGCACTTTAGGACCTATtctgtttttaatctatataaataatatttctaaaattagaatttctggtaagctttcactttttgcagacgatactgctCTATTTTTTGAGGGGCCCAATTGGGAAGAAGTTTTCCAAAAAGCGCATAGTGacctttatctaataaaaaaatggtttgatcaaaatttgctttccttaaatatatctaagtctaaatttatgcctattgccctgagagacagcagtgacactctcattaatttaattaaactacacacgTGTGGTAATCCCACAAGTCTGGTTTGTCATTGCGGATCTTTAGAAAGGGTtgataattataagtatttaggGGTGATATTGGACAACAGAATGAATTCATCTGCACATGTTCACTATGTTAATGGTAGACTTCGAAAACTCATTTATGCTTTTCGTCAACTGCATGactttttaactttagaagaaataagagtAGCTTATTTCGCATATGTTCAATCGCTTTTAGAGGGGGGATCATAATGTGGGGTGCTAGTTATAGAACTATTTTAAATCCACTGTTTGTAACTcagaaagcaatacttaaagcAGCACTGGGAAAAAATAGGCATTACGCATCGGAGGCGCTGTTCACCGAAATGGATGTTTTGGATATAAGACAGCTGTTTGTTAGAGtagttgttgtatatattttcaaaaattacagaagTATATTCGAATTTCCGAATCACCATTACgcaataagaaattttacatcctccatattttacacccaggctaaatagaactttttcaaaaacaaatacattttatgtttctcacattatttatagaaatttaccagaatttctcaagaatatgtttttgtataaattatcaacttataaaataaaagtaaaaaactggttaaaaagtgtgggtcgtgattatatggaaaggattataacatctgattacagaatttaatgtccaaaattggaTTATAGGATGGGAGCGTGCTTTTATATTGTGATCGCATGGTgatagttgtgtgtgtgtgtgtgtgtgtgtgtgtgtgtgttttgtgtgggTTCGTGCGTGTGAGTGTGAGCGTGTGGTGTTGGTGGCCAACGTGGTAGGTAAGAGGTGCTGGGTAAGATTAGTTTGGGGTAGGCTAATTGAAAGGAGGGGCAGAGGCCTCAAGCATTGTCCTGACTGAGGAGTCCGTTTGTCTgtcggttttttatttcttatcaactaatatttcgaagtttatccttattttaattacttacattCACTGATAAGTATGTTTGGTATTGCGTCTCTTTTGTAACCTCatattgctttttcttctttaccactatgagcgttatcagtatttataattattaaatgaattatttttctattatatatcttttttactaaacaacattattttaacatcttatttccctaagaaaattatttttgaattaatgggactcattctctcacgcacaggtgctatgcacctatgtgaggaaacatttccataatcattagagcagtctatacaatgctatatatatatatatatatatatatatatatatatatacatataagtatttaatttgttttcagttttatgttttggtgttaattacaataagtaattatatattataaatttaaaataatgctcctatgatttaaaaaaacttttgtaccataatggaaataaagatgtttttttgatttgattgattgattgaactGTTAcgtaacagctgttaacactttcagcttaaattcaacaaagaggcagaaaaatgtgcttacatttaaattgtagaaaatatgatgttattataaagtgcttgatcagtagtgtaatgcagatttcaaagatgaagtttcaccaattgttctatgtaaacattataacattacaacacagccatatgtttaattaattatagtcttgaaagcatagagtaagcataaacatataaaaataacaccacttcttatttcaatatattctgtactcaatTTGGAGGatgaggttatccagatataaaattggaagttttagtaaaatataccaTTAACAGAAATAcgtagtaaatattaagtgtgcagcgattggtcagttactttttttatttataccttaaataacctaagtagcacaCAAATTAAAAGGTTGTGttcctatgtgtgaataactattgttaacagttttagatgatcaagttttaaactaattggatttaatataatttgttgtaatttacatttttaatctgcattcaaaattggtcacatacgttcaaattaagtagcatacaaatcgcatgtgtgaataactattgttaatagtataagaattggttttaaattaaattctgttggccagctccgatactatactgtcattttaaataactgtaatgaaattcggtagtttaaataggctaatcagaaatattgataattctattgtgatggtggccgcttattatacttcagctttaaataactaatttaaactaaaaatctaATTCGAATAGTcatttagtagtttagataggctatacAGAAAtgtcaataattcgattgtgatggaggccacttattatacttcagccctatagggaatatgtacttatttattattttagatagtctacgttgttatacatttttaatctagaagttacttaattaaaattacatattcaataagttagtCATATTCATTGtatactattatacagaattttatttttacagtaaaatgccacgtcttcgtggacaggacaacgtctgtcgggtttgctagtatatatacgtatatttcttgtgtttcgtgtgtatgtgactgaactcctcctataCGACTgaaccgattttgatgaaattttaggTGTGTTtgcaatggaattcgagaatggtttagattttacaacaaataattcatatcttaaaataaaagacTCTAAGAAAAGTTTAAGACAAAAATGGTTTACGTACTTAGGTAATTAGTTTAAAGTATAACAAATGGTCAtactaataatttgtataaaaatcaaaattattcaatatgttttagTATGCCTGGTTAATAAGTGGGGGAGGTATAGTTGGTACAACCGGCGTGTGGAACTACTACTCCCCATCTCTGCTGTAGCCCTCTGGTAGAATTCGACATTATGTCGAGGAACTGAGCCTCATTATAAGTGCCTTGCACCAGTCGCCCtgattctataaatattgttgtattttgacGTCTGTAAGCTCTGCGTATTGTACGTACATGTGCGATACCGTCAGATATTCTTCGGTAATCTAGGTATTGGGCACTCTTAATCGTCCTTAATCACCtgcaataataaacattatcctTGTAACTATGTTTATCCTTGTAGACCTTTTGCTCACAAGATTGgcttttatttatactaaaacacttaGGCTATtcttaaaataggtttaaaatagattttttatcaatttgtgCATAACATAATAGTTatgttcaaaactttaaattacagCTAACTCCTTCACAATGGAGTACTTTGCATAAAAACGTCCGAATGATGACATATCTAACTGATAAAACAATTGCCCAATTAGTTAGATATTAATGGGTGTCCGGGTGCCCCTATCTCcgctatgttaattttattaattttaagataccttttcaaaataactataagagatatcaaaataatttttgttttgcctTATTTATGAAggttttagctatattttaagctaaggaaattttgaaatcattaaaaacaaatttataatgattttttaaaaatattttcagttttttttctgaatattttatttttttttctcaaaaactaaaattgatattaaaaattccttAGCTTAAATCATAGAGCTGTTTaagctgtacaaaataaaaaagaaattattaagatattttaaacgGATCCCGAGAAGTggtattttttgtctaaaaaaatacaactttcggaaaacgacagATGAAAATAGGTACGTAAAGTATACAATCAAAATGCTTACTTTAATGCATTCCTGCTCCATATGAGGGGTTGTCTGGATCTTCTTCCATCTCATACTGGTCTTTCTAGTCTCTTTTTCAGCATTGACCTCTTTTGGCGgcactttatttcaatttcttgATTCGCTTTGTCTGCTTTTTGAACCCGTAACTCATCAATGCGTTTCATTCGTTTTGCACAGTTTGCCCCCGGACGAATACCCAACCTATCAAGCACTTGGCATCTAACAATATTTCCCCTCATTATAGGTACCTATAGCATCAAACACTCCTAACTCCAATGTATTTCTCAAGACAAATCTTGACTTAGGCAGACGAGTCCATATAACACTGTTCAATGATTCACTCGCATTTTGGGTACCGCCATGCAAACATTTCCGAAGTAATTCAGGGTTggccaaatttttaaatataggcttaattttagtcataatctatatttaaagattaaacaaGGTATAAGTAGAGTGCAATATGCACTATAACAAAGGTGAAATACTCTGGCACGTTCAACAACCACGACACGAGAAAATAACAAGTACAAgggttatttcaaaaattcatgtCAAAAACTATCGCTcggattgaaataatttttttaccgtgtttaaacagaaaaaaacaaataattataaaaaaaaataaaactgaaaatccatatttttgtcaattttggtCACCTGACTCCCCtttataatgtaatctaaattaatcattaaacatAGTTAAAGGCATCAAATTGTACTGAATTTTGTACATTTGCGAGATATCCTTGTCGTTTTAATTAGCCAGGTAGAAAAATTATTGAGTTATTGCCGACAATTCTTACCATGGAACTGCCAGACTCCAGGGTGAGGCCCCATTCTCTGGAGAAGCCGATTGTAGAAGCCTTCCAGCGCATTATTTGTGCGGTGGCACTGGCTGAACACGCTGAATGTTTCAGGTCCTATCATTCGCATCCAGGTGTTCTCCATGTACCTAGAagataaacacaataatttaccGTTAGAATATGAGATATTAACAACATGACTGAATCACAAATACCGTATTACTGCCTCGGTCTCACCTACTTTCTTGAGTAGACTTCCATCCTTAATCTAAGGACGATTTATAATGAGCTTACTTAGCtgtgttaacaaatttaaatcgtTGTTATAAAATGCAAtgcacttaattttttatttcttccataaacCATATTTATAGCTTAAATAATATAGATAGGTCTCCTGTCatttacactgatatttttaatctattaacaCAAATGCTTAACTTATATCAACAGCGGTCTAAAACTCTATAGTAGGCCTTGTGTTATAAATAATGTCTTGTGATACGTAGCCCAGTCTGGATCCTGTCTGCAGGAAGAAGGCATAGCGCTATGAGCATGCACAATACCTTGCCAGCCTTGAGATTGCAAGCTATCAAGGGCCACAGTTGCAGAGTGGAACGCATGCGGAAAAATTGCCTGCAAAAATTGGAACCGTAAATGATGTTagcattataatttatatgttgaGTAATTTACTTTATCAATTAGTATGTTACATCGTAATTAGTAGATTAAACTATGATGATTTGGAGaagtaatagaaaaaataaatctaacctGGGCGTAGTGGAAAAAGCATCCCACTATCCTTGCATGAGGCCAGACCAGGCGAGCGGCATTCCGGATAGCCGTCTCGAAGTCGGCCAAGACAATCTCCGGTTGCCACTGCTGCACTAACTGCATGAGATACTGGAGCACCCCCCGTACGCCTGCTGCGTTTTTCTGGTCATTATGACGAATGCTACAGGGAAGAGCTGAAAACACTATCGAGCCATTAGTAACGAGTCATTAAATGAAGATTTACCTTATGGTaaggacatttttatatttggtatgTAACAACTAATTTCAGCTACTCACGTAGTTCAGGTACTCCGCGTGAACTGTTAGCAATTGGAGCCGTGTCCCCAGCTGCACCGGCAACACCTTAAATGTTACATCCATGTCGATGCGTCGAGAGTTGCTGAGCGCATGCTTCAGTCTGGCAGACAGATATACTGCTCCACTCCACCCTTGTTTACCGCCAGGCATAATTAAACCCATAAAAAAGGGTAAGGCTTCGCCATCTTCAAGAATACTCCGCCCCAACTCCGACCATTGCAGTTGCTGAAGGATCTCTGCAAATATTTGCAGTTAATTTAGGCACTGGTGGAAAGTTCTGACTTCAGTGACGGTACAAAGAACATCTGACCTGAGGGAAACCGATCCTTACTGCAGCGCGGGGAAATCTATAAAAGTTACACCATGCAATAAGAAAGCAGAATAATCAGcagagttttaattaattaaaatgatatactTTACATTAGGTAATCATAGTGTACGTTTACTAGTCAAATTACGGAACGGGTCTTCGCCAAACACTCAgccaatttttgtaaataatgaccATAATCACTGTTTATATAGTTGGTACACAATAGGCCGATAAGCAGCCCTTCACGAAATGCACACTTCACAGTGGTCTGAGAATGGAAAAAAACCACCATTTTCTtagttacataaaatgtttaatattctatatttttatgtaaaggatgtacaaagaaaaaactgcaaattgtttttaattgcaaAGATCTAGGTTTGAGATTTGTTACAAACTTGTAAAGTCAGACATGTCGGAAGTACTGAAAATGTGAATTTCACGCGCCTACTTAGAACATTACTACTTTCGAttgttattgaaattgaaatagaacattgttttaaaattacataacataacacataaaataacTTTGATTTTTAACACAGCACAGttatatttgtgatattttttatataaatgaaatttaatttagtctAATATAATATTCAACAATATACTCGTAATAGCAATAACACATGTTCAACAACTTTTGCTTTGCGTTTTTATCTAGTATGctcttaataaatataatataaaaatgagcTTACCTgtttttcgttaaaaatattaacttagcgcagtatttgtaaaatgtagaaaCTTTAATTTTCAGGATATATCTtaactttatgtatttatataaagattttatactttaaaccGCAATTCACTTTCTTTAcccagattaaaatatttacagtacaataaataatgattagctttttcaaattgttatattcatattgtgcaatttttaactatttgtgAGTGGTTGTACCCCCCGTGGTAGACCGAATTAAAAAGCACATAATTAAAGAAGTATATATACTATTTGATGTATGCAAATAAATTTTGTGgtatttgtttaagttaatatataGTTAACTGTTAAATGAAACCTAATctgaacattaaattaaaacaaatattaacataaattatttgggTTTCATGACTGACAATTGTTCCTATGTTCaaactaagtaaataaaataaatccaattgAGTTGTACGAAAAGCTTACTTACTGTAAGCATTTCTCTTGGTGATAGCCTTCTCTCAGTAGCAGCCCGTCGCTTCAGCTCAGCTTTTAATTGAAGGACTTCTATCGCAACATCAGGCAGGTGGTTGTGAGGTCCGGGCCGTACTTCTTCGTCTTGGCCCCAAGCGGAAAGACGCACGACTGGAGCAGCCGTTAATTTTACACTTTACGTATTGCACTCCGTTCCTTATTCTAACGTTTGCAAACAGATATCCattcttaacaaataaattaccACGTTCCCCTtcaatttccattaaaattatatatactctAATGGGATAGCTACAACACAAAACGAACCTCCTCACACGGACAACAGCAGACGAATGAGTAGAGAAATGGAACTCAGGTTAAGTTATATCACTTTGCAATGGTACAAGGCAAGGTACAAAGGATCAAAGTATAAGATCAATATTTG is drawn from Homalodisca vitripennis isolate AUS2020 unplaced genomic scaffold, UT_GWSS_2.1 ScUCBcl_2518;HRSCAF=7376, whole genome shotgun sequence and contains these coding sequences:
- the LOC124372139 gene encoding uncharacterized protein LOC124372139, translating into MPGGKQGWSGAVYLSARLKHALSNSRRIDMDVTFKVLPVQLGTRLQLLTVHAEYLNYKNAAGVRGVLQYLMQLVQQWQPEIVLADFETAIRNAARLVWPHARIVGCFFHYAQAIFPHAFHSATVALDSLQSQGWQGIVHAHSAMPSSCRQDPDWATYMENTWMRMIGPETFSVFSQCHRTNNALEGFYNRLLQRMGPHPGVWQFHESGRLVQGTYNEAQFLDIMSNSTRGLQQRWGVVVPHAGCTNYTSPTY